A portion of the Thermus tengchongensis genome contains these proteins:
- the pyrE gene encoding orotate phosphoribosyltransferase: MDVLELYRRTGALLEGHFLLRSGLHSPVFLQSAALLQHPLYAEAVGEALGKRFEDEGVDFVIGPALGGVVLSFVVAKALGARALFAEKDGQGGMTLRRGLTVNPGERFLAVEDVVTTGESVRKAIRAAEARGGVLVGVGAIVDRSGGEAAFGVPFRALVRLEVPQYLPEACPLCRDGVPLEEV; the protein is encoded by the coding sequence ATGGATGTCCTGGAGCTCTACCGCAGGACGGGGGCCCTCCTGGAAGGGCACTTCCTCCTGCGCTCGGGGTTGCACTCGCCGGTCTTCCTGCAATCCGCTGCCCTTCTGCAGCATCCCCTCTATGCGGAGGCGGTGGGGGAGGCCCTGGGCAAGCGTTTTGAGGACGAAGGGGTGGACTTCGTCATCGGTCCGGCCCTGGGGGGGGTGGTGCTCTCCTTCGTGGTGGCCAAGGCCTTGGGGGCCCGGGCCCTCTTCGCCGAGAAGGACGGGCAAGGGGGCATGACCCTGCGCCGGGGCCTCACCGTGAATCCGGGGGAGCGCTTTTTGGCGGTGGAGGATGTGGTGACCACGGGGGAAAGCGTCAGGAAGGCCATCCGGGCGGCAGAGGCCCGCGGGGGCGTGCTGGTGGGCGTGGGGGCCATCGTGGACCGGAGCGGGGGGGAGGCGGCTTTTGGCGTCCCCTTCCGGGCCCTGGTCCGGCTGGAGGTGCCCCAGTACCTTCCCGAAGCCTGCCCCCTCTGCCGGGATGGTGTGCCCTTGGAGGAGGTTTGA